The Gammaproteobacteria bacterium genome has a window encoding:
- the accC gene encoding acetyl-CoA carboxylase biotin carboxylase subunit, producing MPVRSKIEKVLIANRGEIALRILRACREQDIKTVAVHSTADANQKHVLLADESVCIGPASATDSYLNMAAIISAAEVTDSVAIHPGYGFMAENADFAEVVEDSGYIFIGPRAETIRLMGDKVSAKKAMLEAGVPCVPGSGGALGDDAETNLKLAKEIGYPVIIKASGGGGGRGMRVVNTEATLTSSIALTRAEAKAAFNNDVVYMEKYLENPRHVEIQILADEHGNAIHLGERDCSMQRRHQKVIEEAPAPGITEEQRARIGELCVQACKNIAYRGAGTFEFLYENDEFYFIEMNTRIQVEHPVTEMITGVDIVQQQLRIAAGHPLEIKQEDIKIRGHAIECRINAEDPDTFAPSPGKINTWHPAGGPGVRVDSQAYTGYVVPPFYDSMIGKVIVHGDNRLSAIYKMRMALSEMVIDGIKTNIPLQRRLLNDAAFKNGGTDIHYLEKRLKRFLETK from the coding sequence ATGCCAGTACGTTCCAAAATTGAAAAAGTCCTGATCGCAAACCGCGGCGAGATCGCTTTGCGAATCTTGCGTGCCTGCCGTGAACAAGACATCAAAACTGTGGCCGTGCATTCCACCGCCGACGCTAATCAAAAACACGTGTTGCTCGCCGACGAGTCAGTGTGCATCGGACCGGCCTCGGCCACCGACAGTTATTTGAATATGGCCGCTATTATCAGCGCCGCCGAAGTTACTGACTCGGTTGCCATTCACCCCGGCTACGGCTTTATGGCGGAAAATGCCGACTTTGCCGAAGTGGTGGAAGACAGTGGCTATATCTTTATCGGACCACGTGCAGAAACCATTCGCCTGATGGGTGACAAAGTCTCGGCTAAAAAAGCCATGCTCGAAGCCGGCGTGCCTTGTGTGCCAGGCTCCGGTGGTGCACTCGGAGACGATGCCGAAACCAACCTGAAGCTGGCCAAAGAGATCGGTTATCCGGTGATCATCAAAGCCTCGGGCGGTGGTGGTGGTCGCGGCATGCGGGTGGTGAATACCGAAGCGACTTTAACCAGCTCCATTGCCCTGACTCGCGCCGAGGCCAAAGCCGCGTTTAATAACGACGTGGTGTACATGGAAAAATATCTGGAAAACCCTCGCCATGTCGAGATACAGATCTTGGCTGACGAACATGGAAATGCCATTCATCTGGGCGAACGTGATTGTTCCATGCAGCGTCGCCATCAAAAAGTTATTGAAGAAGCTCCGGCGCCGGGCATTACCGAAGAACAACGTGCCCGGATCGGTGAGCTGTGTGTGCAGGCCTGTAAAAACATTGCCTACCGCGGCGCTGGCACATTCGAATTCCTGTACGAGAATGACGAGTTTTATTTTATCGAAATGAACACACGAATCCAGGTTGAGCACCCGGTTACCGAAATGATCACCGGTGTGGACATTGTGCAACAACAATTACGCATTGCCGCCGGACATCCGCTGGAAATTAAACAGGAAGACATCAAGATCCGTGGTCACGCGATCGAATGTCGCATTAATGCCGAAGACCCTGATACCTTTGCCCCGAGCCCAGGTAAGATCAACACCTGGCATCCGGCGGGTGGCCCCGGGGTGCGTGTGGATTCTCAAGCGTATACCGGTTATGTGGTACCGCCTTTTTACGATTCCATGATCGGCAAGGTGATCGTGCATGGTGACAATAGATTGTCTGCCATTTACAAAATGCGCATGGCACTGAGTGAAATGGTTATTGACGGCATTAAAACCAATATTCCACTACAACGTCGTTTACTCAATGACGCGGCCTTTAAGAACGGTGGCACGGATATTCACTATCTGGAAAAACGCCTTAAGCGTTTCCTGGAAACCAAATAG
- a CDS encoding acetyl-CoA carboxylase biotin carboxyl carrier protein, with amino-acid sequence MDIRKIKKLIELLEESDLAELEIHEGEESVRLARYGSAPPMAAAPVAQFAAPATPAPATAPASDNPAPASDTPSGHKVLSPMVGVFYRSPSPDAAPFVDVGSTVNAGDTICIIEAMKMMNQIEADKSGRVKAILASNGEAVEFDQPLVIIE; translated from the coding sequence GTGGACATTCGAAAAATTAAAAAACTGATCGAGCTGTTAGAAGAATCCGATCTGGCTGAATTGGAAATTCATGAAGGGGAAGAGTCGGTACGCCTGGCACGTTACGGTTCTGCCCCACCCATGGCTGCTGCACCAGTCGCCCAGTTTGCAGCGCCTGCTACCCCTGCTCCGGCGACCGCTCCTGCTAGCGACAACCCTGCACCCGCGAGTGATACCCCGAGCGGGCATAAGGTTTTATCGCCCATGGTTGGTGTGTTCTATCGCTCGCCCTCGCCTGATGCCGCACCGTTTGTGGATGTGGGTTCTACAGTCAATGCGGGTGACACCATTTGCATTATCGAAGCCATGAAAATGATGAACCAGATCGAGGCCGACAAGTCTGGTCGGGTCAAAGCCATTTTGGCGAGTAACGGGGAAGCCGTTGAGTTTGACCAACCCTTGGTGATAATTGAATAA
- the aroQ gene encoding type II 3-dehydroquinate dehydratase: MANFLLLNGPNLNRLGTREPDIYGAATLAELETDMHQRASDLGHRLESFQSNAEHEIIDKIHASFQNIDMILFNPAAFTHTSVAIRDALASVDIPFYEIHISNVHAREAFRHHSFFSDMAQGVICGFGLAGYGFALHAADRYLTEQQTQQQT, encoded by the coding sequence ATGGCAAATTTCCTACTCCTGAATGGACCCAATCTGAATCGTCTCGGCACGCGTGAGCCCGATATTTACGGCGCGGCCACTCTTGCCGAGCTGGAAACCGATATGCACCAGCGTGCGTCGGACCTGGGCCACCGTCTGGAAAGTTTTCAATCCAATGCCGAACACGAGATCATCGACAAGATCCATGCCAGTTTTCAAAACATCGACATGATCCTGTTCAATCCGGCCGCGTTTACTCACACCAGTGTGGCGATTCGTGATGCATTGGCCAGTGTGGACATTCCCTTTTACGAGATACACATATCCAATGTGCATGCGCGCGAAGCATTTCGACATCATTCGTTCTTTTCCGATATGGCGCAAGGTGTGATCTGTGGTTTTGGCCTTGCCGGTTATGGCTTTGCCCTGCATGCCGCCGATCGCTATTTAACGGAACAACAAACTCAACAACAAACATAA
- a CDS encoding TlpA family protein disulfide reductase, translated as MKVIKDISLIGLLMLASALAGFGVYKYVIQPQPEQAAMQGNDKPGDSENLTLQVVPDEPGQNEFDLAKLAFKDIKANPVTLDTWQDQTLVINFWATWCPPCRKEIPVLIDAQEQLKNDNVQFLGIAMDDSDAVQDYMQTAGFNYPILISDVNETIRIGQAFDYDFIALPFTLFLSADGQIKKAYTGELNAAQLSHLIKSVQNP; from the coding sequence ATGAAAGTAATAAAAGACATCAGCCTGATCGGTTTGTTAATGCTGGCCTCGGCATTAGCCGGTTTTGGCGTGTATAAATATGTAATACAGCCCCAGCCTGAACAGGCCGCAATGCAAGGAAATGATAAGCCCGGAGATAGCGAAAATTTAACTCTGCAAGTAGTGCCTGATGAGCCCGGGCAAAACGAGTTTGATCTGGCCAAGCTTGCCTTTAAAGACATTAAAGCCAACCCGGTTACTCTGGATACCTGGCAAGATCAAACCCTGGTAATTAATTTTTGGGCGACCTGGTGCCCGCCTTGTCGTAAAGAAATTCCGGTGTTGATCGACGCCCAGGAACAACTCAAAAATGACAATGTGCAGTTTTTGGGAATCGCCATGGATGACAGCGACGCAGTGCAAGACTATATGCAAACGGCCGGATTTAATTACCCCATCCTGATCAGTGATGTGAATGAGACCATTCGTATCGGTCAGGCTTTTGATTACGATTTTATTGCCTTGCCGTTCACTTTGTTCCTGTCAGCTGATGGCCAGATCAAAAAAGCCTACACCGGCGAACTCAATGCCGCGCAATTGTCGCACCTGATCAAGTCAGTGCAAAACCCCTAA
- the dsbD gene encoding protein-disulfide reductase DsbD has translation MHKTFLKSLLTLSALLSGFIALQAADPLPVDQAFPQEVAVQDQHISLKISMRDDYYLYKHAFGFDINGDPAAVGAVDFPPAIEAYDEFVGDTEIYAEDLELLIPIRNTQATASDFIFTYNFQGCLTDSICYPPTTRNVVLDAGGGVSYVGTPIPEDEKSVAGEIEAAFANAPHGLDASDAVPDSNTSATPGETGDLVDLFGGGTHSQDEILPVDKAFQLTLDVTDDGYLNANWFAEPGYYLYQNKLTFESNNPEVVLGQPLFPKAKLKDDEIFGETPVYFGMANIRIPIIERPASATKLTLIANYQGCKEDSICYPPSVTEVEVNLPAGTAAKSGEYQDTYTVIPAEAEHESLAKRFASKNLLLSALLAFGFGVLLTFTPCVLPMVPILSGIITGGDEKTVSTRKAFNLSVIYVLSMALVFTLAGIITAKLGQNLTAAFQHPAVIIAFALIFLVLALSMFGLFEIQMPASVQTKLAEMSNKQESGHYLSAAIMGFLSALIVGPCVTPPLSALLLVIAESGDAVKGGVSLFALALGMGFPLIIFGTSMGKALPHAGAWMEHVKNFFGLLMLGLAVWMLERILPPSATLLLWSLLALLSAVFAGLFKPLTTSSGLIQQIFKGLGLLALLYSGLLLVGSLTGAKDPLRPLNNIALGSASIEHRELPFKRIKSQDDLQRELRMAASQNKSVFLDFYADWCIACKEMEKYTFEKASVQNALAGWVLLQADVTPNDDIDKALQQSLNIPGPPAMLFFDNTGKEISAMRLYGFKPESEFLAHLKRMPK, from the coding sequence ATGCACAAAACCTTCCTCAAATCCTTACTGACTTTAAGCGCCCTACTAAGTGGTTTTATTGCCTTGCAAGCCGCTGATCCCTTACCGGTCGATCAGGCCTTTCCGCAAGAAGTGGCGGTACAAGACCAGCACATTTCGCTCAAGATCTCGATGCGGGATGACTACTATCTTTACAAGCATGCCTTTGGTTTTGACATCAACGGTGATCCGGCTGCGGTGGGTGCGGTGGATTTCCCCCCGGCAATTGAGGCGTATGACGAGTTTGTGGGTGATACCGAAATTTACGCCGAAGACCTGGAATTACTCATCCCGATTCGAAACACCCAAGCCACGGCCAGCGATTTTATTTTTACCTACAATTTCCAAGGGTGTTTGACCGATAGCATTTGTTATCCACCAACCACACGCAATGTGGTGCTGGATGCCGGTGGCGGGGTCAGTTACGTTGGCACGCCGATTCCCGAAGATGAAAAATCCGTAGCCGGCGAGATCGAAGCCGCCTTCGCCAATGCCCCGCATGGTCTGGATGCAAGTGATGCAGTCCCTGATTCAAACACCAGCGCCACACCAGGTGAGACTGGCGATCTGGTGGACCTGTTTGGTGGCGGGACCCACAGCCAGGATGAGATCCTTCCGGTCGATAAAGCTTTTCAACTGACGCTGGACGTAACTGACGACGGTTACCTGAACGCCAACTGGTTTGCCGAACCCGGTTATTACTTGTATCAAAACAAACTGACCTTTGAATCAAACAACCCCGAGGTGGTACTGGGTCAGCCGCTGTTTCCCAAGGCGAAATTAAAAGACGATGAGATCTTTGGCGAGACCCCGGTGTATTTCGGGATGGCGAATATTCGTATACCGATCATCGAGCGACCCGCGAGTGCCACGAAACTTACCTTGATCGCGAATTACCAGGGTTGTAAAGAAGACAGTATTTGTTATCCGCCGTCGGTCACCGAGGTGGAAGTCAATCTACCCGCCGGAACCGCCGCAAAGAGCGGTGAATATCAGGACACTTACACTGTAATTCCGGCCGAAGCCGAACACGAATCTTTGGCCAAGCGTTTCGCCTCCAAAAACCTGTTACTCAGTGCCCTGCTCGCCTTTGGTTTTGGTGTGCTGTTAACCTTTACCCCCTGTGTGTTGCCTATGGTGCCGATCTTGTCGGGCATCATTACCGGCGGCGATGAGAAAACCGTCAGTACCCGCAAGGCCTTTAACTTATCTGTGATCTATGTGTTGTCGATGGCCCTGGTATTTACCCTGGCCGGGATCATCACCGCCAAACTCGGACAAAACCTGACCGCAGCTTTCCAGCACCCCGCCGTGATCATTGCCTTTGCCTTGATATTTTTAGTGTTGGCCTTATCGATGTTCGGTTTATTCGAGATCCAAATGCCGGCCAGCGTACAAACCAAACTGGCTGAAATGAGCAACAAACAAGAAAGCGGGCATTATCTCAGTGCCGCGATCATGGGCTTTTTGTCCGCCCTTATCGTCGGTCCGTGTGTGACCCCGCCGCTTTCTGCCTTGCTCTTGGTGATCGCTGAATCCGGTGACGCCGTGAAAGGTGGTGTGTCTTTATTCGCTCTAGCGTTGGGCATGGGCTTTCCATTGATCATATTCGGTACCTCGATGGGTAAAGCCTTGCCGCACGCTGGCGCCTGGATGGAGCATGTGAAAAACTTCTTTGGTCTGTTGATGTTGGGACTCGCGGTGTGGATGCTCGAACGCATCTTGCCGCCATCGGCAACCTTGTTACTGTGGTCTTTACTGGCCCTGTTAAGCGCGGTGTTTGCCGGACTGTTCAAACCGCTCACCACCAGCAGCGGTTTAATACAGCAAATATTCAAAGGCTTGGGTCTGTTAGCCTTGTTGTATTCCGGACTGTTACTGGTTGGCAGTTTAACCGGCGCCAAAGATCCTTTGCGTCCGCTGAATAACATCGCACTGGGCAGTGCATCGATCGAACACCGTGAATTGCCATTCAAGCGTATAAAAAGCCAGGATGATCTGCAACGTGAGCTGAGAATGGCCGCAAGCCAGAACAAGTCGGTATTTCTGGATTTTTACGCCGACTGGTGTATTGCTTGTAAAGAAATGGAAAAATACACGTTTGAAAAAGCCTCGGTACAAAACGCCTTGGCCGGTTGGGTTTTATTACAAGCCGATGTGACCCCGAACGACGACATCGACAAAGCCTTACAGCAATCCCTGAATATTCCCGGTCCACCGGCCATGTTATTTTTTGATAACACTGGCAAGGAAATCTCGGCCATGCGTTTGTATGGCTTTAAACCCGAATCCGAATTTTTGGCGCACCTCAAACGTATGCCAAAATGA
- a CDS encoding palindromic element RPE4 domain-containing protein yields the protein MPSSHPSTLSSRGLTAGSIHTNFDSDTAVKPRYDNFDRL from the coding sequence ATGCCGTCATCACACCCCTCAACCCTGTCATCCCGCGGCTTGACCGCGGGATCCATCCACACTAATTTCGATTCAGATACCGCTGTTAAACCGCGGTATGACAACTTTGATCGACTTTAG
- the groES gene encoding co-chaperone GroES — MNIRPLHDRVIVKRLEEEATSAGGIIIPDSATEKPSRGKVTAVGNGKILEDGSVRALELKVGDTVLFGKYSGTEVKLNNEEYLVMREEDVLAVLG, encoded by the coding sequence ATGAATATTCGTCCGCTACATGATCGCGTGATCGTCAAGCGTCTGGAAGAAGAAGCAACCTCCGCAGGTGGCATCATTATTCCGGATTCGGCAACTGAAAAACCTTCCCGCGGCAAAGTGACCGCAGTCGGCAATGGCAAGATTCTGGAAGACGGCAGCGTTCGTGCTTTGGAACTCAAAGTGGGCGACACCGTATTGTTTGGCAAGTACAGCGGTACCGAGGTCAAACTCAATAATGAAGAATATCTGGTCATGCGTGAAGAAGACGTATTGGCGGTCCTGGGTTAA
- the groL gene encoding chaperonin GroEL (60 kDa chaperone family; promotes refolding of misfolded polypeptides especially under stressful conditions; forms two stacked rings of heptamers to form a barrel-shaped 14mer; ends can be capped by GroES; misfolded proteins enter the barrel where they are refolded when GroES binds), whose translation MAAKEVKFGDDARSRMVRGVNVLANAVKVTLGPKGRNVVLEKSFGAPTVTKDGVSVAKEIELADRFENMGAQMVKEVASQTSDTAGDGTTTATVLAQAILREGLKSVAAGMNPMDLKRGIDKAVIASVEELKKLSQPCEDDKAIAQVGTISANSDEKIGGIIAEAMQKVGKEGVITVEEGSGLDNELETVEGMQFDRGYLSPYFINNQQSMSAELENPMILLHDKKISNIRELLPVLEAVAKSGRPLLIIAEDIDGEALATLVVNNIRGIVKVAAVKAPGFGDRRKAMLQDIAILTGGTVVSEEVGLSLEKTTLEELGSAKKVQITKDNTTVIDGAGDTAGIKDRVDQIRSQIEVATSDYDKEKLQERVAKLAGGVAVIKVGASTEIEMKEKKARVEDALHATRAAVEEGVVPGGGVALIRTLKALTSLKGDNADQDVGISILRRSIEEPLRQIVSNAGSDASVVLNDVVAGKGSYGYNAATGEYGDMLEMGILDPTKVTRSALQNAASVSGLLLTTEAMVAEAPKDDSDAGGGMPDMGGMGGMGGMGGMGGMM comes from the coding sequence ATGGCTGCAAAAGAAGTCAAATTTGGTGATGATGCGCGTTCGCGTATGGTCCGTGGCGTGAATGTTCTCGCCAATGCGGTAAAAGTTACATTGGGTCCCAAGGGTCGCAATGTTGTATTAGAAAAAAGTTTTGGTGCGCCAACTGTCACAAAAGACGGTGTGTCGGTTGCTAAAGAGATCGAGCTTGCCGATCGTTTTGAAAACATGGGCGCTCAAATGGTTAAAGAAGTGGCGTCGCAAACCTCCGATACGGCAGGTGATGGTACCACCACGGCAACGGTTCTGGCTCAGGCAATTTTGCGTGAAGGCTTGAAGTCGGTTGCTGCGGGTATGAACCCGATGGATCTCAAACGTGGTATTGATAAAGCGGTGATCGCTTCAGTGGAAGAATTGAAAAAATTATCCCAGCCTTGTGAAGACGATAAAGCCATTGCCCAGGTTGGTACTATCTCGGCAAACTCCGATGAGAAGATCGGTGGCATTATTGCCGAAGCCATGCAAAAAGTGGGTAAAGAAGGTGTTATTACGGTTGAAGAAGGTTCTGGTCTGGATAACGAACTGGAAACCGTTGAAGGTATGCAGTTTGATCGTGGTTACCTCTCGCCTTACTTCATTAACAACCAGCAAAGCATGAGTGCTGAGTTAGAGAATCCGATGATCTTGTTGCACGACAAGAAAATCTCCAACATCCGTGAATTACTCCCGGTACTGGAAGCCGTGGCTAAGTCTGGTCGTCCATTACTCATCATCGCCGAAGACATCGATGGCGAAGCCTTGGCTACTCTGGTGGTCAACAACATTCGCGGTATCGTGAAAGTGGCTGCGGTTAAAGCGCCGGGCTTTGGTGATCGTCGTAAAGCCATGTTGCAAGACATCGCAATCCTCACGGGTGGTACGGTAGTTTCTGAAGAAGTCGGTTTGTCCTTAGAGAAAACCACATTGGAAGAGCTGGGTTCGGCCAAGAAAGTACAGATCACCAAAGACAACACCACGGTAATTGATGGTGCGGGTGATACAGCCGGAATTAAAGATCGTGTTGATCAAATTCGTTCTCAAATTGAAGTGGCTACTTCAGATTACGACAAAGAAAAACTTCAGGAGCGTGTTGCGAAACTCGCTGGTGGTGTTGCCGTAATTAAAGTCGGTGCTTCTACTGAAATTGAAATGAAAGAGAAAAAAGCCCGTGTTGAAGACGCTTTGCATGCCACGCGTGCAGCGGTTGAAGAAGGTGTGGTTCCTGGTGGTGGTGTTGCCTTGATCCGTACTTTGAAAGCCTTAACATCGTTGAAAGGCGATAACGCTGATCAAGACGTTGGTATTTCAATTCTGCGTCGTTCTATCGAAGAGCCATTACGTCAGATCGTAAGTAATGCGGGTAGTGACGCGTCTGTTGTTTTAAATGACGTTGTTGCCGGTAAAGGTTCTTATGGTTATAACGCCGCTACTGGCGAATATGGTGACATGCTGGAGATGGGTATTTTGGATCCAACCAAAGTAACTCGTTCTGCTCTGCAAAATGCAGCCTCGGTTTCCGGTTTGTTGTTAACCACCGAAGCAATGGTTGCTGAAGCACCTAAAGATGATAGTGATGCCGGTGGTGGAATGCCAGATATGGGTGGCATGGGCGGCATGGGTGGCATGGGAGGAATGGGCGGCATGATGTAA
- a CDS encoding transcription elongation factor GreB: protein MGRYRPPQAMPSAYITPEGFAALEKEAKEIWIRRRDVVKALSEAAAEGDRSENAEYIYRKKELRGLDRRIRYLQKRMPDLTVVEARDDTSKIFFGAWVDLENEAGETVTYRIVGADEINPKLGYISLDSPMSKALLGKQLDDEISLEIQEKQLVYWVAGIRYK, encoded by the coding sequence ATGGGACGTTACCGACCGCCACAAGCAATGCCATCGGCTTATATCACGCCGGAAGGCTTTGCTGCATTGGAAAAAGAAGCCAAAGAGATCTGGATACGCCGGCGTGATGTGGTTAAGGCCTTGTCCGAGGCGGCCGCTGAAGGTGACCGTTCGGAAAATGCCGAATACATTTATCGCAAAAAAGAACTCCGCGGACTCGATCGGCGAATTCGCTATTTGCAAAAACGCATGCCGGACCTGACCGTGGTCGAAGCGCGCGACGATACCAGTAAGATCTTTTTTGGTGCCTGGGTGGATTTGGAGAATGAAGCTGGCGAGACCGTCACTTATCGCATTGTTGGTGCCGACGAGATCAATCCGAAGCTCGGTTACATCAGCCTGGATTCACCGATGTCGAAAGCGCTACTCGGTAAACAACTGGACGACGAGATCAGTTTAGAGATACAGGAGAAACAGCTGGTGTACTGGGTGGCCGGAATACGCTACAAATAG
- a CDS encoding Hsp20/alpha crystallin family protein, which translates to MQLSKFKPWNWFKNEQEQEKAINPVLARNELSPIMQLHSEIDRMINQVFHDFSMPLATDTGGLLSGASGLFKPSVDIHTKANKYQLLVEIPGVDEDAIELELVNDTLAIKGEKEHSHSQEEADNFIVERTYGSFQRLISLPDDVDKNNIQASFKNGVLNIVLPRVKQSEAHKGKIIDIKTAA; encoded by the coding sequence ATGCAATTATCGAAATTCAAACCCTGGAACTGGTTCAAGAACGAACAGGAGCAAGAAAAAGCCATAAATCCGGTGCTTGCCCGGAATGAGCTGAGCCCAATCATGCAATTACATTCCGAGATCGACAGAATGATCAATCAGGTTTTCCACGATTTCAGTATGCCATTGGCCACTGATACAGGCGGCTTGTTGTCAGGTGCTTCTGGATTGTTCAAACCCAGTGTCGATATCCATACCAAAGCCAATAAATACCAGTTGCTGGTTGAAATTCCGGGTGTGGATGAAGACGCCATTGAACTGGAACTGGTGAATGATACTTTAGCCATAAAAGGTGAAAAAGAACACAGCCACAGCCAGGAGGAAGCCGACAACTTTATTGTTGAAAGAACATATGGATCTTTCCAAAGGTTGATCTCACTGCCCGATGATGTGGATAAAAACAATATTCAGGCAAGTTTCAAGAATGGTGTTTTGAACATTGTTCTGCCGCGTGTAAAACAGTCTGAAGCACACAAAGGCAAAATAATCGATATCAAAACCGCTGCCTGA
- a CDS encoding YfdX family protein yields the protein MANSVSTDVKAGYTDSSQNAESQDAAQNEKRKVVIAEAVNALDETHAAISALEKQDSKAALEALERASGKLNIVLAREPELALAPVDIETNVIDVVTGIESVKAVRAQAEEAVKQGHLQRARRLLENLASESVLSVSNLPLATYPDAIKNAVRLIDEDKPEEAKFALQTALNTLVVNKTVMPLPVMTAASLLEEAESLAEKNERSEEESERLSEVVDIARAELEFAEALGYGTNKDFKDMYKQLDMINQKTAGGKSGTGFFTKLKKQLSERMNNSDQVS from the coding sequence ATGGCAAATTCTGTTAGTACTGATGTAAAAGCCGGCTACACAGATTCCTCTCAAAATGCTGAATCACAGGATGCAGCACAAAATGAGAAACGCAAAGTAGTTATTGCCGAAGCCGTTAACGCTCTCGACGAAACGCATGCCGCAATCAGTGCGCTTGAGAAACAAGATTCCAAGGCTGCACTTGAAGCACTGGAACGTGCAAGTGGCAAACTCAATATTGTACTGGCACGTGAACCGGAACTCGCTTTGGCACCTGTGGACATTGAAACCAATGTGATCGATGTGGTAACAGGCATTGAATCAGTGAAAGCGGTCCGGGCACAAGCAGAAGAAGCCGTCAAGCAGGGTCATTTACAAAGGGCACGTCGCCTTTTGGAGAATCTTGCCAGTGAAAGTGTGTTGAGCGTATCTAACTTGCCTCTAGCCACCTATCCGGATGCGATTAAAAATGCCGTACGTTTAATCGATGAGGATAAACCGGAAGAAGCCAAATTTGCCTTGCAAACCGCTTTAAACACCCTGGTGGTGAACAAAACCGTAATGCCGCTTCCGGTAATGACCGCTGCCAGTTTGCTTGAAGAAGCCGAATCTCTTGCAGAAAAAAATGAACGCAGCGAAGAGGAAAGCGAACGCTTGAGCGAAGTGGTCGATATTGCTCGCGCTGAGCTCGAATTTGCCGAAGCACTTGGCTATGGCACCAACAAGGACTTTAAAGACATGTACAAACAACTCGACATGATCAATCAAAAAACCGCTGGAGGTAAATCCGGTACCGGGTTTTTCACCAAACTCAAAAAACAATTGAGTGAGCGCATGAATAATTCGGATCAGGTTTCCTGA